The Nitrospirota bacterium DNA segment AGTTGTAAGAGTGAATGACGTGAAACTTGAAGGTTATAAAGATGAAGCTATACTTATTGCAGTGGATGTTGGAATGAGAGGTATTATGCGAAGATTGGGTATGGAAAGAAGTGGAGAGGACTTAATGAAACTCTTTAAAAAGCACCTTCCTTACAATTTGATAAGCTGGAATTATATTCAGCCACTTGAACCAAAACTGACACAGATATCACTAAAAGTTCCAAGGCAGATGCTGGCTGAATTACATCCTGCAGACATTGCAGAGATTATAAGTCAAGTTTCACATAAAGAAGGGGCAACTTTCTTCAAAGGGCTTGATATCGAAACAGCAGCAGAAGCACTTTCAGAACTCCAGCCAGATGTGCAGGTGGATATCATAAGCGATATGGAAACAGATAAGGCTGCTGATATAATCGAAGAAATGCCACCTGATGAAGCTGCTGATATACTAAGTGACCTTCCCGCAGACAAAGCAAAAGAAATACTTGAACATATTGAAAAAGAGGATGCAGAAGATATACAGGAACTCTTGAGCCATGAAGAGGATACAGCAGGAGGTTTGATGACTAACGAGTATATTGCTTATACTCCTGATACTACTGTGAGAAAGGCTATTGATAATTTTAAGAAAGATGCAGAAGAGGTTGAAACTGTGTATTACATATATATAATAGATGACGAGGAAAAGCTCTGTGGGGTTGTATCATTAAGGGACTTACTTCTTGCAAGGCTTGATGATAAGCTTTCAGAAATTATGGAGACAAAATTAAAAACAGTAACGCCTGATGTGGATGAAGGTGAGGTAGCTGCAATTATTTCAAAATATAATCTTGTGGCCATTCCTGTTATAGACAATGAAGGACATTTACTCGGGATAGTAACAGTAGATGATATTATGGATAGGATACTTCCACCAACAGCTAAGCGCAAAAGGAGAATGGTGTGAAACTCTGGAAAAAGTTCTCAATCTTTCTTGCTGTTATGGGACCTGGAATAATAACTGCAAATATTGATAACGATGCAACCGGTATTACAACTTATTCTGTGTCAGGTGCACATTTCGGTTATTCTCTTTTATGGATGCTTATCCCTACTACAATTGCCCTAATAGTCATACAAGAAATGATAGGAAGAATGGGTGTTATAACAGGAAAAGGGCTTTCAGATCTTATAAGAGAAAATTATGGCATAAGATCAACATTTTTCGTTATGGTCGTTTTACTCATTGCAAACTTTGGGACAACCGTTGGTAATTTCTCAGGATTGGCAGCAAGTACAGAAGCCATCGGACTTAGCAAATATATAATCGTTCCCATAGGAGCTATATCCATATGGATTCTTGTTACAAGAGGGGGGTATAGAACTGTTGAAAAAATACTTCTTATAGCGTGTCTTCTATACTTCGGTTATGTTATCTCTGGTTTTATTGCCAAACCAGATTGGGCTGAAGTCTTTAAAGGGACTTTTATTCCTCAAATACAATGGAATTTTGGATATATTTTCCTTACCATAGCAATTATCGGGACAACGATAACTCCATGGATGCAATTCTATCTTCAAGGTTCTATTGCGGATAAGGGTATAAGACAAGAGGACTACAAATTATCAAGGCTTGATGTAATAATAGGTTGTTCTATGACAGATATTATAGCCTTTTTCATAATGGTTACCTGCGCAGTAACTCTTTTTGCACACGGTATTAAAATAAATGAAGCTTCAGAGGCAGCTTTGGCACTTAAACCGCTTGCAGGCACTTATGCTTCTTATCTGTTTGCCATCTGCTTGGCAAATGGCTCACTTCTTGGAGCAATAATTGTTCCTCTTTCGTCCGCCTATTGTATATGTGAAGCTATGGGATGGGAAAGAGGTGTGAATAAAACATTTAAAGAGGCGCCACAATTTATGTGGATATATACCTTATTAATAGTTATACCTGCCCTATTAGTACTCATACCCGGAGCTCCTCTTGTCTTACTCATGGTTTTAGCATCTTTTCTAAATGGAATACTCTTGCCTATAGTTTTAGTCTATGCAATATCACTCGTGAATAATAGAAACATAATGGGAGATTATGTTAATTCAAAAAATTATAACTATATTTCATGGGGAACAGTGATAATTATCATAGCTCTAACAGTATTTATATTAGTAACTATGTTTTTGCCAATAAGTTAATAATTTATGGGACTATATTTAAAATATGTTTAAAACTATAAACTGGGTTGATGGAAAAGTTGTAATGCTCGATCAGACAAAACTACCTTTCGAGGTTGTTTATATAGAATGCTCTGATTACAAAAAAGTCGCGGAAGGAATCAGGAAATTATGGATTCGCGGTGCTCCAGCGATTGGAATAGCAGCCGCAATGGGTATAGCAATTGGAGCACAGGAAATAAAAGCAGACAATTTTGAGGAATTTGTTAAAAACTTAGACATTATTTTTAATGAAATGCTTTCTACAAGACCTACCGCAGTAAATATTCACTGGTCTATAGAGAGGATAAAGAGTATTTTAATAAGAAATAGGGAAGAATCAATAAGCAGATTAAAAGAAATCATTATTGAGGAATCTCAGAAAATACTATCAGAGGACATCTTAGCAAATAGATCTATAGGAAGGTGGGGTGCAGAATTCATCAGTGACGGTGACACAATTCTGACACATTGTAATGCTGGCGCTCTTGCAACAGGAGGATACGGAACTGCAACAGCGCCTATACTTGTAGCAAAAGAACATGGAAAAAAATTTCAGGTTATTGTGGACGAAACAAGGCCTGTTTTACAAGGAGCAAGGTTGACAGCATGGGAACTCATGCAGGAGGGAATACCTGTAACTCTTATAACTGATAATACAGCCGGAGCACTTATGCAAAACAAAGAAATAGACTTTGTTATTGTTGGGACTGATAGAACAGCAAAGAATGGTGACGTTGCAAATAAGATAGGCACTTATCCCCTGGCGGTTCTCTGCAAAGAAAACAAAATTCCATTCTATGTTGCTGCACCATTAAGCAGTATTGACTTTGAAATTCCATCAGGAGAATATATTCCTATAGAAGAACGTGGACCAGAAGAAGTTACAAACATATTTGGTAAATGTAGGATTGCACCTGAAGGTGTAAAGGTAAGAAACATTGCTTTTGACGTTACTCCACATAAATATATAACAGCCATAATTACTGAAAAAGGAGCATTTAGACCAAAAGATATAAGAAAGTTGATAGAACCAAAAATAGATATCGAAAAGTATAGATACAAACCAACAGATTAAAAATCTTAATATTATTAACAATATTGACCATGCTCTTGACTTTAAAATATCAGCTACCCTACCATTAAAGAATGCAACTTGAGGATATTTTCACAAGCTACGAATCTGAACTTAGAAAAGTGGAAGAGAGATTAAGGAGTTTATTTAAAAGTCCAGTTTTTACAATACCACTCATTGGAAAGCATATACTTGATGGTGGGGGAAAAAGACTCAGACCACTGATTCACATACTCAGTTGTGAACTGGCAGGTTTTAAGAGTGATATTTGTTTAACAATTGCAGCAATTATTGAATCTATTCATACTGCTTCGTTATTGCACGATGATGTGATTGACGGTGCTGAAATTCGTAGAGGCAAAAAACCCGCTCATGCTATATGGGGAAACCAGATTGTTATCCTTGTTGGAGATTTCCTATATTCAAATGCACTAAGGATTGCTGTTATGCAGAATAACCAGAGAATTATGGAAACTCTTTCAGAAGCAACAACAAGAATGACAGAAGGCGAAATACTTCAGCTTTCAAAAGTTAGCGACCCTGATATTACAGAAGAAGAATATATGAATATAATATCTGCGAAGACTGCCTCTTTAATATCAGCTGCCTGTAAATTGGGTGCTATACTCGGGTCGCTTACAGAAGAAAAGGAAAATGCCCTTACGAGATTCGGAACAAAAATAGGTATTGCTTTCCAGATGGCTGATGATATACTTGATTATATGGCAGATGAGAACAACCTCGGAAAAAAACTGGGAAAAGATTTGAAAGAA contains these protein-coding regions:
- the mtnA gene encoding S-methyl-5-thioribose-1-phosphate isomerase; its protein translation is MFKTINWVDGKVVMLDQTKLPFEVVYIECSDYKKVAEGIRKLWIRGAPAIGIAAAMGIAIGAQEIKADNFEEFVKNLDIIFNEMLSTRPTAVNIHWSIERIKSILIRNREESISRLKEIIIEESQKILSEDILANRSIGRWGAEFISDGDTILTHCNAGALATGGYGTATAPILVAKEHGKKFQVIVDETRPVLQGARLTAWELMQEGIPVTLITDNTAGALMQNKEIDFVIVGTDRTAKNGDVANKIGTYPLAVLCKENKIPFYVAAPLSSIDFEIPSGEYIPIEERGPEEVTNIFGKCRIAPEGVKVRNIAFDVTPHKYITAIITEKGAFRPKDIRKLIEPKIDIEKYRYKPTD
- a CDS encoding polyprenyl synthetase family protein, which codes for MQLEDIFTSYESELRKVEERLRSLFKSPVFTIPLIGKHILDGGGKRLRPLIHILSCELAGFKSDICLTIAAIIESIHTASLLHDDVIDGAEIRRGKKPAHAIWGNQIVILVGDFLYSNALRIAVMQNNQRIMETLSEATTRMTEGEILQLSKVSDPDITEEEYMNIISAKTASLISAACKLGAILGSLTEEKENALTRFGTKIGIAFQMADDILDYMADENNLGKKLGKDLKEGKITLPLIYLLKVVDDNEKKELREIIKTGSRKAGLIKILRLFKKYNSIELSLQRAEKLIDEAKVDLSIFPDSSAKTALFTIADYTLQRGK
- a CDS encoding magnesium transporter, with translation MPFFGELFVSEILRKPVLDPKGEELGKVKDLIVIKGEPLPKISALIIERRKKIYKLPWYELNIFNKRIISSKIYPEGLTPYEYDEKDLLILRDILDKQIVDANGAKVVRVNDVKLEGYKDEAILIAVDVGMRGIMRRLGMERSGEDLMKLFKKHLPYNLISWNYIQPLEPKLTQISLKVPRQMLAELHPADIAEIISQVSHKEGATFFKGLDIETAAEALSELQPDVQVDIISDMETDKAADIIEEMPPDEAADILSDLPADKAKEILEHIEKEDAEDIQELLSHEEDTAGGLMTNEYIAYTPDTTVRKAIDNFKKDAEEVETVYYIYIIDDEEKLCGVVSLRDLLLARLDDKLSEIMETKLKTVTPDVDEGEVAAIISKYNLVAIPVIDNEGHLLGIVTVDDIMDRILPPTAKRKRRMV
- a CDS encoding Nramp family divalent metal transporter, with the protein product MGPGIITANIDNDATGITTYSVSGAHFGYSLLWMLIPTTIALIVIQEMIGRMGVITGKGLSDLIRENYGIRSTFFVMVVLLIANFGTTVGNFSGLAASTEAIGLSKYIIVPIGAISIWILVTRGGYRTVEKILLIACLLYFGYVISGFIAKPDWAEVFKGTFIPQIQWNFGYIFLTIAIIGTTITPWMQFYLQGSIADKGIRQEDYKLSRLDVIIGCSMTDIIAFFIMVTCAVTLFAHGIKINEASEAALALKPLAGTYASYLFAICLANGSLLGAIIVPLSSAYCICEAMGWERGVNKTFKEAPQFMWIYTLLIVIPALLVLIPGAPLVLLMVLASFLNGILLPIVLVYAISLVNNRNIMGDYVNSKNYNYISWGTVIIIIALTVFILVTMFLPIS